A stretch of DNA from Rhodoluna sp. KAS3:
TTTTGAGGTTGACCTTTAGGCCCTTGACCTCACCCAAAAGGTCAGGGTCAGCCGGAGCCACAAGCAATAGACGGTCAACCGGCGTCTTGATTTTGCCCTCGGCGGCGGCCTGTATCCAGTTCACACAACCCAGCGAATGACCAATCACAATGGTCTCGCCAGAACCTGCCTCAGCAAGCAAATCCAACTCGGCAAGCAGCAGCTCCTGCCACTCCTCTAGCACCGGGGAATCGGTGTTTGGAAACTGCGGATAAATAACCTGGTGCCCCTGGTGCCGCAGTGTGCTTGCAAGTTTGCGCTGCCAAACACCCTCTTGGCGGCGGTTGGTCCAGCCGTGCATGATCAAAATTCTTGCCATAAAAACAATCTATGTTGTTGCCTGATTTGGGTCTAGCGAGGGCATAACAATCGGTAACTTAGGCAAAGAGTTCAGCAGCCAAAACCTGCCCTGGCTGAACACCTTTGGCAATCGCAAATACCGCTGAGCCGATCGGGGTGGTCCATTTATTCAAGAGATCAAACCGCTCTAGGCGGCGTTGAACCGGGATAAATTGCGTGTCAAGATTGCGCTGATAGGCAGTCCAGAGCAGACCAACATCTGGGTTGCCATCGGCCGATACCCCGGTCTCGTAATTGAACGGGCGTCTAAAAAAGCGCTCTCCGGGCGCGTGAGCGTGGGCCCGGCGAATGTGTGCAAAGTCAGGGATTACCTTCAGACCGTTTGCATCGACAGCATCAAAATCAATGACATCGGTCTCATTGGCCTTGCCCAGTGGAGCGCCGGTGTCGAGCGTGCGGCCAATCACCTGTTCTTTTTCAACCCGACCAAGTTGGTCCCAGGTATTCAGCTGCATGGCAATTCGCCTAAAGACCATGATGGTGCCACCCTGAATCCAGTTGGGGCCATCGTTAATCCACACCAAATTCTCAAAGTCATCCGTGGCCAAACCGGGGTTATCGGTGCCGTCAACCTGGCCCATTAGGTTTCGCTGACGAACACCGTGCGGCACAACGCCCTGGGCGTTAGAAAAACCCTGCTGTGACCAACGCACCGATGCAAAACCAAGACTGTCGGTGATCAGGCGGCGCACCGCATGAGACAACACAATTGGGTCGTCGGCCGAAACATGGATCAGAACATCCCCGCCGCTAAATTCGGATTTCAGAGCGTCAATTTTGAATGCCGGCAGGTTCTTAAAAGAGTCTGGCATTTGGTGCTCGAGCCCCAGCTTTTCGAACATCGCTGGACCAAAACCTACGGTTGCCGTGAGTCGAGCCGGGCCAAGCGCCAGTTGCGGTTGAGCGTCAGCCAGAGCTGCATCTCCCTGGGTTAGCCGGGCAATGTCGTCGGTCAACAGCGACATCCAACGGAGCATCGCAGCTCGGTCTACCCCATCGAGAAGATCGAAGGCAACAAAATTGGTAAAGGTTTGTAATTCAAGCTCGATGCCGTTTTGGTGGGCTCCGTAGAATTTTTCTTTGCGCTTGAGTACCGCGGTTTGCGATTTGATCTCGGCCGCTGCAGCGGCTTGATCGGCCCCAAACCACGCACCCGCAGATGCGCCAACTATGGCACCGGCCGAAGCAGATGCCCCCGCCAGAAAGCCTCGGCGCGATACTTTACTCAATCGGTTTCTACTCTTGGTTTGAGACGTATTCTTCGTCTCCGGCAAGTGATTCTTTGGCTGGCCAAACCACAGCAACGTCATCGGTGCCTTCAAAATCAAGGGTGATTTTTACTTCTTCACCAATTAGCAGCGGCTGCTTTAGACCCATAAGCATTACGTGCAATCCGCCCGGCTCTAAGCTGACGGTCTCGCCTGGAGCAATCGTGATGCCGCCTTCTTTTGCCTGCATCTTCATTTTTCCGTCAACCATGGCAACCTCGTGAACCTCGGTCATCATGGCACTCTCAGAGCTGGCTCCAACCAGAGTAATTTCTGAATCAAGGTTGTTGGTGATGGTCGCAAAACCTCCGGTCATGCCACCCGCGGCTTCGGTGCCTTCGTAAACTCGCACCCAGCCGTCGACTATCGAAACCTCGGCCACAGCCTCTGGCTTGGCTTCAGCACAGCCGGTCAGCGTGGTCAAAAATAGCGTGGCAACTAGCGCAGCGAAAATCTTTTTCATGCCTCTATTCTACAATTCGTAGAACAACCATGCAAAACCGCTAGCGGCTAGTCGCGGCTGGCGTTTTGACGGCGCTTGATCCAGAGCACGCCAATCAGCATCAACAGCGCAGATGCCAAAACCCATGGCCAGATGGAACCAAGGAACAATGCCAAACCGGTGACCGCGTTGGTGATCACACCGCCGGCAGAGCCATCGCCGTTGCCCTCATTTGCCTCTGGCTTTTCGGTAGCTCCGGTGGTGTCGGTTGGGTCTGGGTCTTCACCATTCAGAATCCCGTCTCCATCCATATCCGGGTCGGTTCCGTTCGGAATACCGTCGCCGTCGATATCTGAATCCTCGTTGTTTTCGATGCCGTCGTTATCGGTGTCCACCGGCTTCTGACCACCGTTGCCGGTTCCATCAGTTGGGCTTGGCTTTGGAGATGGCTTGACTGGTCGCGGTGACTCAGTTTCTTCTGGAGTCGGCGACGGAGTCGGAGTGGTAGTAGGGGTAACCGGTGGGGCTGGAGGCGCCGGAATGATCTCGGTAACAGTTGCCTCAGCGCCGGCACCATTTACGTTTAGGGCGGCAATCTTGATTACGTAGGTACGTCCGGCCTGAACCTCACTGATTGTGTAGTTCAGGGTCTCGTCGTCAATCTCGATGGTTTGAGTCTCGGCACCGCCTTCGATTCGAACACGGTATCCGGTAATGGCCTCGCCGCCATCAGATTCAGGGGTAACCCAGGCCAGGTTAATCTTCTTGCCACCGATGTCGTCGACATCTGAGCCAAGTGAACGAGGCTCAGAAGGTGTGGCAACACCAAGGTGAACACCCTCGGTGACATAGTCAGTTGAGGTTGGAGCAAGCTCAGGTGCCGAAGTGACAGTAACTACCTTCACGCTGTAACCAGTAACCGGAGCCGTGGTTGCCGATGGGCTCGGCGACGGGCTCGGTGAAACCGCGGCGGTTCTGAAAGTTGCGGTGCGGAACACGGCGGTACCTGAGCGGAACGAGGCGGTATCGGTGTTGCCATCGGTGGCGCCAGAGCGCGAGCCATCAATTGAGCTAACCAAAACGCTGGTGGTTAGGTTGGCGCTCGGTGAAACCAGAATTGGGTCGCCATAGTCGGTGGTGCCATTACCGCCTAGGAAACCTGAGCCGCTGGTTCCACCAATCGTTCCCGCATTGTTTGTGCGGGTGTTATTCGCTGGTTGACCAGGGCGGGCCTGAGTTGAGTCGAATTGAGATAGTGTGCCTGAGCTACCTACGGTGTTATCTGCTGCCAGAACACCTTGCCCACCAGCTCCAACCGTAACTGTTTTAGCTCCTGAACCCACCGAGAGATTGGACAGATCTTTGACCTCTCCACCACCACCACCTGCACCGTAGTACACACCATAGATACCGCGGTTACCGCTTGCACCACCACCGACAACTAGTGCACGAACTTTAGTGACTCCGGCTGGCGTATTCCAGGTTGTCGAACCGACATTTGTGAACTTAACTACGCATTCGTTTCCGGATCGCGTGCTTGTAACTCCTGCCGAAGACCCCACTGTTTGAACACAGTTTCCTGTACCTACCGTGACATCGGCAAAACTTGCCCCGACGCCAACAGCCAGGCCGGATCCAGCCAACAAAAGAGCGGCCGACAGGAGAGCCCGTCTGAGATGCCGACGCTTCGCAATAAAGCTCCCCACACAACCCTCCTTACGCCCAAAATCATCAGTCCGGATACGCCAAATAGCGCTCTCGCAACTGTCAAGTCTAAAAAGGACAAAAACAGGACAAATGAAATGTTCGGCTTGACCGAACAGATATCCGGACTTAATTGGCGTACCCAAAAACTCTCAGGAAAGTCCCCCGGTTAAGAGAAAACTCCCTCGGCCGAAGCCGAGGGAGTTTGTCGCTAAAAAGCTAGATTACTTAAGGGTAACCTTTGCGCCAGCGCCCTCTAGGGCAGCCTTTGCCTTCTCAGCAGCGTCCTTGTTTGCGCCCTCTAGAACGGTTGCAGGTGCACCGTCAACAAGAGCCTTAGCCTCGCCTAGACCTAGGTTGGTCAGTGCGCGAACTTCCTTGATAACTGCAATCTTCTGGTCGCCAGCAGACTCAAGAACTACGTCGAATGAGTCCTTCTCTTCTGCAGCAGCAGCTGCAGGAGCAGCAGCGGCAGCAACAGCAACTGGAGCAGCTGCGGTAACTTCGAAGACCTCTTCGAATGCCTTAACGAACTCTGAAAGCTCGATTAGTGATAGTTCCTTGAATGCATCGATAAGCTGCTCAGTGGTCAACTTTGCCATGATGTATCTCCTTGTTTTTATAAAAGTTTGGTTTGTAAAGCTTGGGTTTTAGGCGGCTAGCTTGGCGCGTAGTGCGTCGATAACGCGTACAGCCTGTGATAGCGGTGCCTGAGTTGTAGCAGCAGCCTTGTACATCGGAGCCTTGAAAAGTCCTGCGGCCTTGGCCAATAGAACTTCGCGAGACTCGAGATCTGCAAGCTTCTGCACCTCTGCAGCAGAAAGAGCAACGCCGTCTAGGACACCGGTCTTTACTACTAGTAGAGGATTTGCCTTCGCAAAGTCACGCAAAGCCTTAGCAACTGAGACTGCGTCTCCGGTTGCAAAAGCGAGAGCGGTTGGTCCGAACAACTGGCCGTCAAATGCGGTTACTCCAGCGTTCTTCGCAGCGATCTCAATAAGAGTGTTCTTTGCTACGGCGTAGGTTGCGTCTGCACTGATGTTGCGACGTAGCTCTTTGAGCTGTGCAACGGTGAGACCGCGGTACTCGGTTAGAAAGACGGCGTTTGAGTTCTGGAATAGACCAGTTAGCTCAGCTACCTTCTCGACCTTGTTCGCCATGGCGCTCCTTGAATGTTTATGTCGGTAGCCCCGGGAAATAAAAAATGCTCCATGCAGACGCATGAAGCAGTAAAAAACTCAGTTTAAAAACCAACGAATTGAACTTCTAAATACACCTGCGTGGGTTGACACTTTCGTATCCTTCGTTGCCTCGCGAGAAGCAAAACCGACGGTCTGTGGCTTCTTACAGCCTACAAGACCGCCGAGATCAGCGCAAGTGCCAAAAACCCCACCGGCGCTAACCGATGGGGTTTTCTGAAACTAACGACTAGTCGTTGTACTTCTTGGCACGTGGTCGGCCCTCGCCCTTAGGCTTGTCTGCCCAACGACCCTTACCAGAGCCACCGTAGTTACCACGGCCACCTGAACGGCCACCGCCTGAACCGCCGCGACCTTCGCGACCGCGGCCACCGCCACCGTTGCCACCGCGTGAGTCACCAAAGTCAAGTGCCTCTGGAGCCGGAGGTGGAGCGATTGGGCCAGCTAGCTGCTCAAGCAACTCGCTTGATGGGCGTACGTCTGAGAAGATTCCGTCGCGCTCTGCACGACGAAGTAGGTCTTCCATGCGGCGGCGACGGCTGCGTGGTATCAGGGTGATAACAGTACCCTCCTTGTTCGCACGACCGGTACGGCCAGAGCGGTGAAGGTAGGTCTTGTATTCCTCTGGTGGATCAACCTGGACCACAAAAGCAACGTCGTCAACGTGGATACCGCGAGCGGCCACATCGGTGGCAACTAGAACACGAACAGCACCCTTGGTAAAACGCTCAAGGTTGCGGTTTCGCTGGTTTTGGTTTAGGTCACCGTGCAGACGAGCAGCTGGAACACCAGCCTGGGTCAGGCTCTCGCTCAAACGCTCTGCGGTCATCTTGGTACGGGTAAAGATGATTGACTTGCCCTCACCCTGAACGATGCGCAAAAGAACCTGTGAACGGTCTTCAGGGTCAACGGTCATTACGCGGTGAGTGATGTTGGCAGTGTCGGTCTCTTCGTTCGGAACCTCGTAAACGTATGGGTCAGGAAGGAATTCCTTAACCAATGCGTCGACCTCGCGGTCAAGAGTTGCCGAGAAAAGCAGCTTCTGGCTGTCGCCGGCAGCGCGCATGATGCGGCGCACACCTTCGATAAAGCCAAGGTCACACATGTGGTCAGCCTCATCGACAATCAGGGTTTCAACCTCTGAAAGATCGATGATGCGCTGTGCCATTAGGTCTTCAAGACGGCCTGGTGTTGCTACAACGATGTCAACACCGCGGCTCATGGCGTTCTCTTGCTTGCGCTGAGGAACACCACCGTAGATGCAGGTTGTGTAGAAACCAACTGCGCGGGCAATGCCGTTTACAGTGCGGTCGATCTGGTCTGCAAGCTCGCGGGTTGGCGCCAAAATTAGCGCACGTGGCTTGCCAGCCTTGCGTGGCACTGAACCAGCAGCAATCAACTTGGTAACTAGTGGCACGGTGAACGCAATGGTCTTACCCGAACCGGTCTTACCGCGGCCAAGAACATCGCGGCCAGAAATTGCAGCTGGGATGGTGCTTGCCTGGATAGGGAACGGAGTTGATGCGCCCATGCCCTCAAGAGCAATAAGCACCTTTGGGTGAAGACCCATGGCCTCGAAGCTGTCAGCGGTGATTGCCTCTGACTGCTCTACTGCCTCTAGACGCTCAAGAACCTTGTCCTCGAAGAAAGCCTTCTTGTTTGGGTTTGAGTCGCGTGCACCGCGGAAGGTTGACTCACGTGAGTCATCGCGTGCGGCACGGTCTGGGCGGTTTGGGTTGCGGTCTTCCGAGAAGTTGCGGCGTGGGCCACGGTCATCGCGTGATGCAAAGTCGCGGCGTGATTCGTTGCGGTCTTCCCATGGGCGGTTTGACATGCCACCGGCTGGGCGCTGCGCGCGGTCGCCAAAGTCACGACGTGGAGCACGGTCATCGCGGTTGCCGTATGAAGGGCGGTCATTGCCACGGCGGTCATCTGAACCACCAAAGCGCGGACGGTCGTTACCGTATGACGGACGTGAGTCGCGGTCACCGAAGTCACGGCGAGGTGCGCGGTCATCGCGGTTGCCGTAAGAAGGACGTGAGTCACGGTCACCAAAGTCACGACGTGGAGCACGGTCATCGCGGTTGCCGTATGAAGGGCGGCCATCACGGGCTGCGCGGTCATCAGCGTTGTAACGAGGCTTGCGTGCTGGTGCACCGGTGCCTTCGCCGTTGCGCGGAGTCCAGTCGCGACCGCGGTCTTCGCGGCCACCATTCATTTCGCGAGGTGAGGTGCGGCCTGCAGCTGGGCGCGAGTTACGGTCGTTGCCGTATGAAGGGCGCTCGCCACGAGGTGAATCACCGTAGGTCTTTTTTGGGCCGCTCTCAAAGAACGCGCCCTTTGCTCGTGGAGCACGTGATGGTCCGGTGCCGTCGGCTGCGCGGTGAGGCGCACGACCAGAAGTCGGTGCTCCGCCGCCCTTGTTCGAAAACCCGCTGTCGCGGCTTTTCCCGTTTTCACGTGGCTTGAAATTGTTGCCGGCAGCTCCCTTAGGCGCGCGCGACGATGACTTGCCAAATCCAGGCATAGTTGTAGATTCCTCTTCAGTTGTGTTGGCCCTCGCAGGGAGTAGCTGCTTGTGGGCCGGTGGGCTAGTCGAACAGCGCTAAACCCACACACGAGAAGAACATCCGCAATACGGCGGATTCTCATTTAGAGGAAAAGACTGGTACATCTCAGAGGCGGCACTTAGGTGGCCACATGATTCAAATGATGTACTGCAAACGACTACTGTCACGAATTCGTAACGTTCTTAGACTACTTGAAGGTTTGGCTTTTGGCTATAGCAAAACCTAGATTGGCACCTTGATCTCTAAAGTCGTGCCTCGATCGGTGTTGTAAAGGCGCCAACCCAGCGAGACCTCGTCAAGAATCGATGATCCAAAACCTGGCACCACACTGCTGTTTAGCGGCACGCCGTCGTTTGTGATCTTCAGCTCGAGGATATGTTCGTCAACCTGGGCAACCTCAACCCAAACCTTGCTTGCCTTGCCGTGCTTGGCAGCATTACTCACCGACTCGCGAATCACACTCGTAAAACAGGCCGTTGCCACCGAGTTTGCGCGCACCCGATCTGCCCAATCGGTGTTTAGTGGCGGCAAATTCAGCTCAACCACACCGTCCCACATCGTCTTAATCTGGTTCAAAACCTCATCAAAAGACTCTTGTTCCTCAATGGTCTCAAGCTTCTTCAGTGCCCCGACGATGTCTGACTCGATGGCCTCAAGGTAGGCGGCAGACTTGACCTGCTCTTGGCTGAGTCTGATGGCAGACGCATACAG
This window harbors:
- a CDS encoding alpha/beta hydrolase, with amino-acid sequence MARILIMHGWTNRRQEGVWQRKLASTLRHQGHQVIYPQFPNTDSPVLEEWQELLLAELDLLAEAGSGETIVIGHSLGCVNWIQAAAEGKIKTPVDRLLLVAPADPDLLGEVKGLKVNLKKRQVVDAALASAKSITLVGSDLDPWLPDGVQATYGDPLGARAVILEGVKHFSLTDGFSDWQGVVDWVNDPAADLRIR
- a CDS encoding Dyp-type peroxidase — translated: MSKVSRRGFLAGASASAGAIVGASAGAWFGADQAAAAAEIKSQTAVLKRKEKFYGAHQNGIELELQTFTNFVAFDLLDGVDRAAMLRWMSLLTDDIARLTQGDAALADAQPQLALGPARLTATVGFGPAMFEKLGLEHQMPDSFKNLPAFKIDALKSEFSGGDVLIHVSADDPIVLSHAVRRLITDSLGFASVRWSQQGFSNAQGVVPHGVRQRNLMGQVDGTDNPGLATDDFENLVWINDGPNWIQGGTIMVFRRIAMQLNTWDQLGRVEKEQVIGRTLDTGAPLGKANETDVIDFDAVDANGLKVIPDFAHIRRAHAHAPGERFFRRPFNYETGVSADGNPDVGLLWTAYQRNLDTQFIPVQRRLERFDLLNKWTTPIGSAVFAIAKGVQPGQVLAAELFA
- a CDS encoding copper chaperone PCu(A)C, producing MKKIFAALVATLFLTTLTGCAEAKPEAVAEVSIVDGWVRVYEGTEAAGGMTGGFATITNNLDSEITLVGASSESAMMTEVHEVAMVDGKMKMQAKEGGITIAPGETVSLEPGGLHVMLMGLKQPLLIGEEVKITLDFEGTDDVAVVWPAKESLAGDEEYVSNQE
- a CDS encoding fibronectin type III domain-containing protein; the protein is MGSSAGVTSTRSGNECVVKFTNVGSTTWNTPAGVTKVRALVVGGGASGNRGIYGVYYGAGGGGGEVKDLSNLSVGSGAKTVTVGAGGQGVLAADNTVGSSGTLSQFDSTQARPGQPANNTRTNNAGTIGGTSGSGFLGGNGTTDYGDPILVSPSANLTTSVLVSSIDGSRSGATDGNTDTASFRSGTAVFRTATFRTAAVSPSPSPSPSATTAPVTGYSVKVVTVTSAPELAPTSTDYVTEGVHLGVATPSEPRSLGSDVDDIGGKKINLAWVTPESDGGEAITGYRVRIEGGAETQTIEIDDETLNYTISEVQAGRTYVIKIAALNVNGAGAEATVTEIIPAPPAPPVTPTTTPTPSPTPEETESPRPVKPSPKPSPTDGTGNGGQKPVDTDNDGIENNEDSDIDGDGIPNGTDPDMDGDGILNGEDPDPTDTTGATEKPEANEGNGDGSAGGVITNAVTGLALFLGSIWPWVLASALLMLIGVLWIKRRQNASRD
- the rplL gene encoding 50S ribosomal protein L7/L12, whose translation is MAKLTTEQLIDAFKELSLIELSEFVKAFEEVFEVTAAAPVAVAAAAAPAAAAAEEKDSFDVVLESAGDQKIAVIKEVRALTNLGLGEAKALVDGAPATVLEGANKDAAEKAKAALEGAGAKVTLK
- the rplJ gene encoding 50S ribosomal protein L10 gives rise to the protein MANKVEKVAELTGLFQNSNAVFLTEYRGLTVAQLKELRRNISADATYAVAKNTLIEIAAKNAGVTAFDGQLFGPTALAFATGDAVSVAKALRDFAKANPLLVVKTGVLDGVALSAAEVQKLADLESREVLLAKAAGLFKAPMYKAAATTQAPLSQAVRVIDALRAKLAA
- a CDS encoding DEAD/DEAH box helicase, whose translation is MPGFGKSSSRAPKGAAGNNFKPRENGKSRDSGFSNKGGGAPTSGRAPHRAADGTGPSRAPRAKGAFFESGPKKTYGDSPRGERPSYGNDRNSRPAAGRTSPREMNGGREDRGRDWTPRNGEGTGAPARKPRYNADDRAARDGRPSYGNRDDRAPRRDFGDRDSRPSYGNRDDRAPRRDFGDRDSRPSYGNDRPRFGGSDDRRGNDRPSYGNRDDRAPRRDFGDRAQRPAGGMSNRPWEDRNESRRDFASRDDRGPRRNFSEDRNPNRPDRAARDDSRESTFRGARDSNPNKKAFFEDKVLERLEAVEQSEAITADSFEAMGLHPKVLIALEGMGASTPFPIQASTIPAAISGRDVLGRGKTGSGKTIAFTVPLVTKLIAAGSVPRKAGKPRALILAPTRELADQIDRTVNGIARAVGFYTTCIYGGVPQRKQENAMSRGVDIVVATPGRLEDLMAQRIIDLSEVETLIVDEADHMCDLGFIEGVRRIMRAAGDSQKLLFSATLDREVDALVKEFLPDPYVYEVPNEETDTANITHRVMTVDPEDRSQVLLRIVQGEGKSIIFTRTKMTAERLSESLTQAGVPAARLHGDLNQNQRNRNLERFTKGAVRVLVATDVAARGIHVDDVAFVVQVDPPEEYKTYLHRSGRTGRANKEGTVITLIPRSRRRRMEDLLRRAERDGIFSDVRPSSELLEQLAGPIAPPPAPEALDFGDSRGGNGGGGRGREGRGGSGGGRSGGRGNYGGSGKGRWADKPKGEGRPRAKKYND